Proteins encoded by one window of uncultured Campylobacter sp.:
- a CDS encoding biotin--[acetyl-CoA-carboxylase] ligase yields the protein MQVEFVEQMPSTQEFLVGAVREGRITPPFAIAANRQSAGIGSRGNDWEGASGNLAFSFCVTQSDLPADVPPQSASIYFAMIMQELLASLGSQLWLKWPNDFYVDERKIGGTMTNKIKNTLVCGIGMNLLGAPEYAGILDIKISAKDAIEGFFALYENKIPWKQIFRNFSLQFQKSQKFSVHLGGEKISLAQAKLCEDGSIIINEERVYALR from the coding sequence TTGCAAGTAGAATTTGTAGAGCAAATGCCTTCCACGCAGGAGTTTTTGGTGGGCGCCGTGCGCGAAGGCAGGATAACGCCGCCTTTTGCGATAGCCGCAAATCGCCAAAGCGCCGGTATCGGCTCGCGCGGCAATGATTGGGAGGGCGCGAGCGGCAATCTCGCATTTTCGTTCTGTGTCACGCAGAGCGATCTGCCTGCAGACGTGCCTCCGCAGTCGGCAAGCATATATTTTGCGATGATTATGCAGGAGCTTCTAGCATCGCTCGGCTCTCAGCTTTGGCTAAAATGGCCCAACGATTTTTATGTAGATGAGCGCAAAATCGGCGGGACGATGACGAATAAGATCAAAAATACCCTCGTCTGCGGCATCGGCATGAACCTACTCGGTGCGCCCGAATATGCGGGAATTTTAGATATAAAAATCAGTGCAAAAGACGCTATAGAGGGCTTTTTTGCGCTATATGAAAATAAAATTCCGTGGAAGCAAATTTTTAGAAATTTTTCGTTACAATTCCAAAAATCGCAAAAATTTAGCGTTCATCTAGGCGGTGAAAAAATTTCGCTCGCGCAGGCTAAACTTTGCGAAGACGGATCGATCATAATAAACGAAGAAAGGGTTTATGCTTTAAGATGA
- a CDS encoding ParB/RepB/Spo0J family partition protein yields MGKVKRALGRGLGAILDDVESSYNRELESGNADSLVIEIDVDKIEPNPYQPRQSFDEEALRQLSESIARHGLIQPIIVIQKDDSYVLIAGERRLRATKLLGESKIKAVVADIKSQNLRELALIENIQREDLNPIELAKSYKELIGEYRITQEELADIIKKSRTQITNTLRLLNLCSEVQDAISADKISQGHAKIMVGLEKEDQILALNTILGQRLSVRDTENLVKKLKDKTVPKEKKPGVEFQSFKPELLKLKAKLDQFGKISIKERKISIEFSEILQISEFLKKIG; encoded by the coding sequence ATGGGCAAGGTAAAAAGAGCGCTCGGGCGCGGGCTCGGTGCGATTTTAGACGACGTAGAAAGCTCCTATAACAGGGAGCTAGAAAGTGGAAATGCAGATAGTTTAGTTATCGAAATCGATGTCGATAAAATCGAGCCAAATCCATATCAACCGCGGCAGAGCTTCGATGAGGAGGCACTTAGGCAGCTGAGCGAAAGCATCGCCCGCCACGGGCTTATCCAGCCTATCATTGTTATTCAAAAAGATGATTCTTACGTCCTTATCGCCGGCGAACGACGCCTAAGAGCGACGAAGCTTTTGGGCGAGAGTAAAATCAAAGCCGTAGTCGCGGACATAAAATCTCAAAATTTAAGAGAGCTCGCCCTCATCGAAAATATCCAGCGCGAGGATCTAAATCCTATCGAGCTTGCTAAGTCCTATAAGGAGCTCATCGGCGAATACAGGATCACGCAAGAGGAGTTAGCCGACATCATCAAAAAGTCCCGCACGCAGATTACTAACACGCTAAGACTTTTAAATTTATGCTCCGAGGTGCAAGACGCCATAAGCGCAGATAAAATTTCGCAAGGGCACGCCAAGATAATGGTTGGACTTGAAAAAGAGGATCAAATTTTAGCTCTAAATACCATTTTAGGACAGCGTCTAAGCGTAAGAGATACCGAAAATTTAGTAAAAAAGCTCAAAGATAAAACCGTTCCAAAAGAGAAAAAACCTGGTGTGGAATTTCAAAGCTTCAAGCCCGAGCTTTTAAAGCTAAAGGCCAAGCTTGATCAATTTGGTAAAATAAGTATCAAAGAGCGTAAAATTTCGATCGAATTTAGCGAAATTTTACAAATTTCCGAGTTTTTAAAGAAAATCGGATGA
- a CDS encoding AAA family ATPase — MSEVITIANQKGGVGKTTTAVNLAASLAIKKKRVLLIDVDPQANATTGLGFNRSDFEFNIYHVLTGRKSMSEVIQKTELEFMDLVPSNIGLVGIEREVSEEKDFKLMLKNKISEVKDRYDFIIIDSPPTLGSITVNALVASDSVIIPIQCEFYALEGVALILNTVKVVKQTLNKNLKIRGFLPTMYSLQNNLAKETVANLREYFDDKLFRIGKSDDLVIIPRNIKLAESPSFGKPVVLYDIKSAGSIAYQDLAKSIMEQKWAR; from the coding sequence ATGAGTGAAGTAATTACGATTGCCAATCAAAAAGGCGGCGTCGGAAAGACGACCACGGCGGTTAATCTCGCTGCGTCGCTAGCGATAAAGAAAAAGCGGGTTCTACTGATTGACGTAGATCCTCAGGCGAACGCTACGACCGGGCTTGGCTTTAACCGCAGTGACTTTGAATTTAACATTTATCACGTCCTAACGGGGCGTAAGAGCATGTCCGAAGTGATCCAAAAGACCGAACTTGAGTTTATGGATTTAGTGCCGTCAAATATCGGACTTGTAGGCATCGAGCGCGAAGTAAGTGAAGAGAAAGACTTCAAACTAATGCTAAAAAATAAAATTTCCGAGGTTAAGGACAGATACGATTTCATAATCATCGATTCGCCGCCGACGCTCGGTAGCATTACGGTAAATGCCTTGGTCGCAAGCGATAGCGTCATCATCCCGATTCAGTGCGAATTCTATGCACTTGAAGGCGTCGCGCTGATCCTAAATACTGTAAAAGTTGTCAAGCAAACGCTCAATAAAAATTTAAAAATTCGCGGATTTTTGCCTACGATGTATAGTTTGCAAAACAATCTAGCCAAAGAAACGGTCGCGAATTTACGCGAGTATTTTGATGATAAGCTCTTTCGTATCGGCAAGAGTGATGATCTAGTCATCATCCCGCGCAATATTAAGCTGGCCGAAAGCCCAAGCTTTGGCAAGCCGGTGGTTTTATACGATATAAAATCCGCCGGTTCCATCGCTTATCAAGACCTCGCTAAATCCATAATGGAGCAAAAATGGGCAAGGTAA
- the atpA gene encoding F0F1 ATP synthase subunit alpha, whose amino-acid sequence MGAKIKADEISSIIKERIENFDLSVDIEETGKVVSVADGVANVYGLKNVMANEMVEFENGARGIALNLEESSVGIVILGDTSGINEGSSVKRLGKLLRVPVGDALIGRVVNALGEPIDGKGAIETSDTRFVEEKAKGIMARKSVHEPLQTGLKAIDALVPIGRGQRELIIGDRQTGKTTVAVDTIINQKGQDVVCIYVAIGQKQSTVAQVVKKLEEYGAMDYTIVVAAGASEAAALQYLAPYSGCTMGEYFRDNSRHALIIYDDLSKHAVAYREMSLILRRPPGREAYPGDVFYLHSRLLERASKLSDALGAGSLTALPIIETQAGDVSAYIPTNVISITDGQIFLESGLFNSGIRPAINVGLSVSRVGGSAQIKAIKKVSGTLRLDLAQYRELQAFAQFASDLDESSRKQLDRGQRMVEILKQPPYSPLPVENQVVIIFAGSRGFLDDVPTSSIGKFEAELYPYIEAKYPEIFEEIRSKKTIEKDLEENLIKALNDFKATFAA is encoded by the coding sequence GTGGGTGCGAAAATTAAGGCAGACGAAATCAGCAGCATAATCAAAGAGCGAATCGAAAATTTCGATCTTAGCGTTGATATCGAAGAAACCGGTAAGGTCGTTTCGGTTGCAGACGGCGTTGCTAATGTTTACGGCTTAAAAAACGTAATGGCTAACGAGATGGTCGAATTCGAAAACGGAGCTCGTGGTATCGCGTTAAATTTAGAGGAGAGCAGTGTTGGCATCGTTATTTTAGGCGATACTAGCGGTATTAACGAAGGTAGTAGCGTTAAAAGACTGGGTAAGCTTTTGCGCGTTCCGGTAGGTGATGCATTAATCGGTCGCGTGGTAAACGCTCTAGGCGAGCCGATCGACGGCAAAGGCGCGATAGAGACTAGCGATACTAGATTTGTCGAAGAAAAGGCTAAAGGCATCATGGCTCGTAAGTCCGTCCACGAACCGCTTCAAACCGGTCTTAAAGCGATAGACGCGCTAGTGCCGATCGGTCGCGGACAGCGCGAGCTCATCATCGGCGACCGCCAAACAGGAAAAACCACTGTTGCTGTTGATACCATCATCAATCAAAAGGGTCAAGACGTCGTTTGCATCTATGTAGCGATCGGACAGAAACAATCTACCGTCGCGCAAGTCGTTAAAAAGCTTGAAGAATACGGCGCGATGGATTATACGATCGTAGTTGCGGCGGGTGCTAGCGAGGCGGCTGCGCTTCAGTATTTGGCGCCATATTCGGGCTGCACCATGGGCGAGTATTTCAGAGACAACTCCCGCCACGCGCTTATCATCTACGATGATCTTAGCAAGCATGCGGTCGCATATCGCGAGATGTCGCTTATTTTGCGCCGTCCGCCAGGACGTGAGGCGTATCCTGGCGATGTATTTTACCTGCACTCCCGCCTGCTTGAGCGCGCTAGCAAACTAAGCGATGCACTCGGTGCAGGCAGCTTAACGGCGCTTCCTATTATCGAGACGCAGGCAGGCGACGTTTCGGCGTATATCCCTACAAACGTTATCTCTATCACTGACGGTCAAATTTTCCTAGAATCTGGTCTATTTAACTCTGGAATTCGCCCTGCGATCAACGTAGGTCTTTCGGTTAGCCGCGTCGGGGGTTCTGCGCAGATTAAAGCGATCAAAAAGGTCTCGGGAACCTTGCGTCTAGATCTCGCTCAATACCGCGAACTTCAGGCGTTTGCGCAGTTTGCGAGTGATTTGGACGAGAGTAGCCGTAAGCAGCTAGATCGCGGACAAAGAATGGTCGAAATTTTAAAGCAACCTCCTTATTCGCCGCTTCCGGTCGAAAATCAAGTAGTGATCATCTTTGCAGGAAGCCGCGGATTTTTAGACGACGTACCTACGAGCTCAATTGGCAAATTTGAAGCTGAGCTATATCCATATATCGAGGCGAAATATCCTGAAATTTTTGAAGAGATCAGAAGCAAAAAGACCATCGAGAAGGATTTGGAAGAAAATTTAATCAAGGCTCTAAATGACTTTAAAGCGACCTTTGCCGCTTAA
- the fmt gene encoding methionyl-tRNA formyltransferase has translation MNIVFMGTPEYAAKILRALTEAKFQIAAVFTQPDKPVGRKQILTPSEVKVYAQQHLPTVPIFQPASLKDEAVAAQIKELKPDFIVVAAYGKILPQSVLDIAPCINLHASILPKYRGASPIQSAILAGEKQTGVTAMLMDAGLDTGDMLDFAYTPCEDKTAAQLFDELGDLAGELIVRVLRNFVNLTPLKQEGAQATHCKKISKSDGLFSFEQSAEQIYNKFRALTPWPGIYLASGLKILELELLRESCGRKFERAGEILHIDKLGFCVSCNDGAVKIIKVQEPGKKPVDASAYLNGKRLKIGDLLC, from the coding sequence ATGAATATAGTTTTTATGGGTACGCCCGAGTATGCGGCTAAAATTTTACGCGCGCTTACGGAGGCGAAATTTCAGATCGCGGCCGTCTTTACACAGCCCGATAAACCCGTCGGTAGAAAGCAAATTTTAACTCCGAGCGAGGTTAAAGTTTACGCGCAGCAGCACCTTCCCACTGTGCCGATCTTTCAGCCTGCGAGCTTAAAAGACGAAGCGGTCGCGGCACAGATAAAGGAGCTAAAGCCTGATTTTATCGTGGTCGCCGCATACGGTAAAATTTTGCCGCAAAGCGTGCTTGATATCGCGCCTTGCATAAATCTGCACGCTTCGATCCTGCCTAAATACCGCGGCGCAAGTCCGATCCAAAGCGCGATCTTGGCGGGCGAAAAGCAGACGGGCGTGACGGCGATGCTTATGGATGCGGGGCTTGACACGGGCGATATGCTTGATTTTGCCTACACGCCTTGCGAGGATAAAACGGCGGCGCAGCTGTTTGACGAACTGGGCGATCTAGCGGGCGAGCTGATAGTGCGAGTGCTGCGAAATTTTGTAAATTTAACGCCGCTTAAGCAAGAGGGCGCGCAGGCTACGCACTGCAAAAAAATAAGCAAATCAGACGGGCTTTTTAGCTTTGAGCAGAGCGCGGAGCAGATTTATAATAAATTTCGCGCGTTAACGCCCTGGCCCGGGATCTATCTAGCTAGCGGGTTAAAAATTTTAGAACTAGAGCTTTTGCGCGAATCTTGCGGGCGTAAATTTGAACGCGCTGGCGAAATTTTGCACATTGATAAGCTCGGCTTTTGCGTTTCTTGCAATGATGGCGCGGTTAAGATCATAAAGGTGCAAGAACCCGGCAAAAAGCCCGTGGATGCTAGCGCGTATCTAAACGGCAAGCGGCTAAAGATCGGTGATCTGCTATGCTAG
- a CDS encoding F0F1 ATP synthase subunit delta — MINNTSKRYVNALMLSYKKDELGSVLQTLESVASAFRIPKFQDIVKSPTLKEESKVELIASFIKNPSEKIVNFIKLLAKNGRIALIPQIVEELRKNIAALDNKYLGKIYSATEIDAAKIKELETKISKKFNADITLQPVKSELEGIKIEVEDLGFEISFSVDRLKQKMSEYILKAI; from the coding sequence ATGATAAATAACACCTCAAAAAGATATGTAAACGCCCTGATGCTGAGCTATAAAAAAGATGAACTAGGCTCTGTTTTGCAGACGCTCGAGAGCGTCGCGAGCGCATTTAGAATTCCAAAATTCCAAGATATTGTGAAATCTCCGACGCTAAAAGAGGAATCCAAAGTGGAACTTATTGCGTCGTTTATAAAAAATCCAAGCGAAAAAATCGTAAATTTTATTAAACTTTTAGCTAAGAATGGGCGTATTGCGCTAATCCCGCAGATAGTTGAGGAACTGCGCAAGAATATTGCGGCGCTGGATAATAAATACTTAGGTAAAATTTATTCCGCTACCGAAATAGACGCCGCGAAAATAAAAGAGCTAGAGACTAAAATTTCAAAGAAATTTAATGCAGATATTACTCTGCAACCCGTTAAAAGCGAGCTTGAAGGCATTAAGATCGAAGTCGAGGATCTTGGATTTGAGATTAGTTTTTCAGTTGATAGATTGAAACAAAAAATGAGCGAATATATTTTAAAAGCAATTTAA
- the atpG gene encoding ATP synthase F1 subunit gamma yields the protein MANLKDIKLQIKSVKNTEKTTKAMKLVSNVKLKNTKEAAMRSRAYAVKINEVLGEISARVKNYVGNNSGNDEKLRIFDTTREVKVVDLLFITADKGLCGGFNINTIKKIKALIEELKAKKIKVRLRAVGKKGIEYFDFQGIELLERYIGVSSSPSSEKANEIVQAAVKDFNEGKTDEVILIHNGYLNMITQEMRVNTLVPIGEPAINEDALKTSTLEVEVESPEDEETLMLNLIQSYLSYSMYYALIDSLAAEHCSRMNAMENATNNAKERVSQLNLAYNKARQGSITTELIEIISGVESMK from the coding sequence ATGGCAAATTTAAAAGATATAAAGCTACAGATCAAGAGCGTTAAAAATACGGAGAAGACCACCAAAGCTATGAAGCTGGTCTCCAACGTCAAGCTCAAAAACACCAAAGAGGCGGCGATGCGCTCGCGAGCTTATGCGGTGAAGATTAACGAGGTCTTGGGTGAAATTTCTGCGCGCGTTAAAAATTACGTAGGCAATAATTCGGGCAACGACGAAAAACTTAGAATTTTTGATACCACTCGGGAGGTAAAGGTGGTTGATCTGCTGTTTATCACCGCAGATAAAGGGCTTTGCGGCGGTTTTAATATCAACACCATCAAAAAGATCAAAGCTTTGATCGAGGAGCTTAAGGCTAAAAAGATCAAGGTTCGCCTTCGCGCCGTCGGCAAAAAGGGGATAGAATATTTTGATTTTCAAGGCATTGAGCTTTTGGAGCGATATATCGGCGTGAGCTCATCTCCATCGTCCGAGAAAGCTAACGAGATCGTCCAAGCCGCGGTTAAGGATTTTAACGAAGGCAAAACTGACGAAGTCATCCTTATCCATAACGGCTATTTGAATATGATTACCCAAGAGATGCGGGTAAATACATTGGTGCCGATCGGCGAGCCTGCGATTAACGAGGACGCTTTAAAAACATCTACATTGGAAGTAGAGGTTGAAAGTCCTGAGGATGAAGAAACATTGATGTTAAATTTAATCCAGAGCTATCTTAGCTACAGCATGTATTACGCGCTGATCGACTCTTTGGCCGCGGAGCACTGCTCGAGAATGAACGCTATGGAGAATGCGACAAATAACGCCAAAGAACGTGTATCGCAGTTAAATTTAGCATACAACAAAGCCAGACAAGGCTCTATCACGACTGAGCTTATCGAGATCATAAGCGGCGTCGAATCAATGAAATGA
- a CDS encoding F0F1 ATP synthase subunit B', translated as MLDVSLTAMITTIVVFLALIYFLNIKLYRPLLLHMEKREAIIKEDEANAMKNAQDADADKAEIVRIMDAAKLQAVKIKQEAMDSAKQAAAREIAEKKAAMEEDFDQFLGGLDEQKRNLKNDLQAKIPEFKNALSSAVAKV; from the coding sequence ATGCTAGACGTAAGTTTGACCGCCATGATAACGACCATCGTCGTATTTTTAGCTTTGATTTACTTCTTAAATATCAAGCTTTATAGACCGCTACTTTTGCATATGGAAAAGCGAGAAGCTATTATTAAAGAAGATGAGGCAAATGCGATGAAAAACGCACAGGATGCAGATGCCGATAAAGCAGAGATCGTAAGGATCATGGATGCTGCGAAGTTGCAAGCTGTTAAAATAAAGCAAGAGGCGATGGATAGTGCGAAGCAGGCTGCCGCTAGAGAAATAGCCGAGAAAAAAGCCGCGATGGAGGAGGATTTTGATCAATTCTTAGGCGGTTTGGATGAGCAAAAGCGCAACCTAAAAAATGATTTGCAAGCCAAAATTCCGGAATTTAAAAATGCTCTAAGCAGCGCTGTGGCTAAAGTATGA
- a CDS encoding F0F1 ATP synthase subunit B gives MKKYLFLFIIPAFVLANGGHDGVKDYDVLWRSINFILFFGILFYLLKGPAKAAYQGRINGIASRLEANQKILKESAARKEQAKKDLQDAKVQGAALIETAKKEIVFAAEKIKNATEQEIANLQKSFDEQKSFEARKIKKEVVSEILDDVFASDDIKFGQDKLVKIVEKKVG, from the coding sequence ATGAAAAAATATCTATTTTTATTTATAATTCCGGCGTTTGTTTTAGCAAACGGTGGGCACGATGGAGTCAAAGACTACGACGTGCTGTGGCGAAGCATAAATTTCATTTTGTTTTTCGGAATTTTGTTTTATCTTCTAAAAGGTCCCGCAAAAGCAGCATATCAAGGTAGAATCAACGGCATCGCATCTAGACTTGAGGCTAATCAAAAAATTTTAAAAGAGTCTGCAGCTCGCAAGGAACAAGCTAAAAAAGATTTGCAAGATGCTAAGGTTCAAGGCGCAGCTTTAATTGAAACTGCTAAAAAAGAGATCGTGTTCGCCGCCGAAAAGATAAAAAATGCGACCGAGCAAGAGATTGCGAATTTGCAAAAATCTTTCGACGAGCAGAAGAGCTTTGAGGCGCGCAAGATCAAAAAAGAGGTCGTAAGCGAGATACTGGATGACGTTTTTGCATCGGATGACATTAAATTCGGTCAAGACAAACTGGTTAAAATCGTAGAGAAAAAGGTCGGATGA